In Felis catus isolate Fca126 chromosome E1, F.catus_Fca126_mat1.0, whole genome shotgun sequence, the following proteins share a genomic window:
- the TMEM92 gene encoding transmembrane protein 92 isoform X1: MSDTWVPGLVPTLLLSLLAGPQQVSAWEAAAKCGLFFTCPRGFKCCGDSCCQEYELFSSPLRIFVITFLIILPLLCICCLAKRFCRSCREQEQDPPADHQGPPEPPSIAPPERVRTSTSEPPPPYSEIILKPVLPPMEPPPPYSVRPEEYSGMPRGIDNPAF, encoded by the exons ATGTCCGACACCTGGGTCCCAGGCCTCGTACCCACCTTGCTGCTCAGCCTGCTGGCTGGCCCCCAACAGGTGAGCGCTTGGGAG GCTGCAGCCAAATGTGGTCTCTTCTT cacctgccccagaGGATTCAAATGCTGTGGTGACAGCTGCTGCCAGGAGTATGAGCTCTTCTCCAGTCCCCTGAG GATCTTCGTCATCACCTTCCTCATCATCCTCCCCCTCCTGTGCATCTGCTGTCTCGCTAAGCGGTTCTGTCGCAGCTGCAGAGAACAGGAGCAGGACCCCCCAGCGGATCACCAGGGGCCCCCGGAGCCGCCCTCCATCGCCCCCCCAGAGAGGGTCAGGACGTCCACctctgagcccccacccccctacaGCGAG ATTATTCTGAAGCCCGTCCTGCCCCCCATGGAGCCGCCCCCTCCCTACAGCGTCAGGCCTGAAGAATATTCGGGGATGCCCAGGGGCATCGACAACCCAGCCTTCTGA
- the TMEM92 gene encoding transmembrane protein 92 isoform X2, whose translation MSDTWVPGLVPTLLLSLLAGPQQAAAKCGLFFTCPRGFKCCGDSCCQEYELFSSPLRIFVITFLIILPLLCICCLAKRFCRSCREQEQDPPADHQGPPEPPSIAPPERVRTSTSEPPPPYSEIILKPVLPPMEPPPPYSVRPEEYSGMPRGIDNPAF comes from the exons ATGTCCGACACCTGGGTCCCAGGCCTCGTACCCACCTTGCTGCTCAGCCTGCTGGCTGGCCCCCAACAG GCTGCAGCCAAATGTGGTCTCTTCTT cacctgccccagaGGATTCAAATGCTGTGGTGACAGCTGCTGCCAGGAGTATGAGCTCTTCTCCAGTCCCCTGAG GATCTTCGTCATCACCTTCCTCATCATCCTCCCCCTCCTGTGCATCTGCTGTCTCGCTAAGCGGTTCTGTCGCAGCTGCAGAGAACAGGAGCAGGACCCCCCAGCGGATCACCAGGGGCCCCCGGAGCCGCCCTCCATCGCCCCCCCAGAGAGGGTCAGGACGTCCACctctgagcccccacccccctacaGCGAG ATTATTCTGAAGCCCGTCCTGCCCCCCATGGAGCCGCCCCCTCCCTACAGCGTCAGGCCTGAAGAATATTCGGGGATGCCCAGGGGCATCGACAACCCAGCCTTCTGA